One Anaerobranca gottschalkii DSM 13577 genomic window carries:
- the deoD gene encoding purine-nucleoside phosphorylase has protein sequence MPTPHIEAKNKEEIAKTVLMPGDPLRAKFIADNFLEDVKQFNSVRNVLGYTGTYKGRRISVMASGMGMPSIGIYSYELFKFYGVENIIRIGSCGAYTPELKLYDVILAKEAWSESTYAKVQGGYQRDVIEGSPELNEKLIKIAAELGIPINVARIHSSDVFYRENFEQYKEIRDKYGCVAVEMEAFALFHNAKVLGKNAACLLTVSDNLATGEETTSQERQNAFTNMMKIALEMAE, from the coding sequence ATACCAACACCACATATTGAAGCAAAAAACAAGGAAGAGATTGCAAAAACAGTTTTAATGCCTGGGGATCCCCTTAGGGCAAAGTTTATTGCAGACAATTTTTTAGAAGATGTAAAACAGTTTAATAGTGTCCGTAATGTTTTAGGCTATACTGGAACCTATAAAGGAAGAAGAATATCAGTTATGGCAAGCGGGATGGGAATGCCTAGTATAGGTATCTACTCTTACGAACTTTTTAAATTTTACGGTGTAGAAAACATCATTCGAATCGGTTCCTGTGGAGCATACACTCCAGAGTTAAAGCTCTATGATGTAATTTTAGCAAAAGAGGCTTGGAGTGAATCCACCTATGCCAAAGTACAAGGTGGTTACCAAAGGGATGTGATAGAAGGAAGTCCTGAATTAAATGAAAAGCTTATAAAAATTGCAGCTGAATTAGGTATCCCTATTAATGTAGCTAGAATACATTCTTCCGATGTCTTTTACAGAGAAAACTTTGAACAATACAAAGAGATCCGTGATAAATATGGATGTGTAGCAGTAGAAATGGAAGCCTTTGCCCTATTCCATAATGCAAAGGTATTGGGTAAAAATGCAGCTTGTTTACTTACAGTATCTGACAATTTAGCAACAGGTGAGGAAACAACTTCTCAAGAAAGACAAAATGCATTTACCAATATGATGAAAATTGCCTTGGAAATGGCAGAGTAA
- a CDS encoding SPFH domain-containing protein: MVFKFIKSQLIEVIEWTDDSTDTIVYRFPVKGNEIKMGAQLTVRESQTAVFVNEGQIADIFGPGRYKLSTENMPVLTKLKAWKYGFNSPFKAEVYFVNTKQFTNQKWGTSNPIMMRDPEFGMVRFRAFGIFSFKVEEPAVFLKEIFGTNRVFDTESIVSHLKRSLVSGIADLISESKIPVLDLAMHYNELGEAATEALQPRFSQLGLKLVSLFIENISLPEEVEKVLDKRTSMGVIGNMQQYTQYQTAEAIRDAAQNQGGGLAGAGVGLGAGVGIGQVMSQAFNQNMQSTPQPQGNEVTKVPCPKCGADNLPQAKFCSQCGTSMDIQKTKCIHCSVPIEKEAKFCPQCGKPQKLNCGNCGIELNPGAKFCPECGTKI; this comes from the coding sequence ATGGTGTTTAAGTTTATAAAAAGTCAATTGATTGAAGTAATTGAATGGACCGATGATAGTACAGATACTATAGTTTATCGTTTCCCCGTTAAAGGCAATGAAATTAAAATGGGTGCCCAATTAACAGTAAGGGAATCCCAAACAGCTGTTTTTGTCAATGAAGGACAAATTGCTGATATTTTCGGCCCAGGTAGGTATAAATTATCTACTGAAAATATGCCAGTCCTAACTAAGTTAAAGGCTTGGAAATACGGGTTTAACTCCCCTTTTAAAGCTGAAGTGTATTTCGTAAACACTAAACAGTTCACTAATCAAAAATGGGGCACATCAAATCCTATTATGATGAGGGACCCTGAGTTTGGTATGGTTAGATTTAGAGCCTTTGGAATTTTTTCCTTTAAGGTAGAAGAACCAGCAGTATTTTTAAAAGAAATCTTCGGAACAAACAGGGTCTTTGATACAGAAAGTATAGTTAGTCACTTAAAAAGGTCACTGGTTTCTGGTATCGCCGATTTAATTAGTGAAAGTAAAATCCCCGTCCTAGACCTGGCTATGCATTATAACGAGTTAGGGGAAGCTGCCACAGAAGCTTTACAACCCCGTTTCTCCCAATTAGGGTTAAAGTTAGTCTCCCTTTTCATAGAAAATATCTCTTTACCTGAAGAAGTTGAAAAAGTCTTAGACAAAAGAACATCTATGGGGGTTATTGGCAATATGCAACAATACACCCAATATCAAACGGCAGAGGCTATCCGGGATGCTGCCCAAAACCAAGGTGGAGGACTGGCAGGAGCTGGTGTTGGATTAGGTGCAGGTGTCGGTATTGGGCAAGTCATGTCCCAAGCTTTCAATCAAAATATGCAATCTACTCCACAACCCCAAGGTAATGAAGTAACTAAAGTACCCTGTCCTAAATGTGGAGCTGATAATTTACCTCAAGCTAAATTTTGTAGTCAATGTGGTACTTCAATGGATATCCAAAAAACAAAGTGTATCCATTGTTCTGTCCCTATTGAAAAAGAAGCTAAGTTCTGTCCCCAGTGTGGTAAACCGCAAAAATTAAATTGTGGTAATTGTGGAATTGAATTAAATCCAGGGGCTAAATTCTGCCCTGAATGTGGTACGAAAATCTAA
- the pflA gene encoding pyruvate formate-lyase-activating protein, with product MANISNIARVHSIETMGLVDGPGIRTVIFLQGCQLRCRYCHNPDTWGLKGGKEMTAEELIKIVKRYKVYYKNKGGVTLSGGEPLLQPQFVLEFFKRCKEEGIHTVLDTAGHGCGDEKLYREILQYTDLVLYDIKALDEKGYFKLTGGRQRESLDFLDILIESGVSMWIRHVVIPGINDTKDNIIQLAKFINKIPNVEKCELLPYHNYGIKKYKELKIKYPLEGIPPMDEEGFIYLNNLLAKHLDIPHKVPSKVI from the coding sequence ATGGCTAATATATCTAATATAGCTAGAGTTCATTCAATTGAAACTATGGGTTTAGTGGATGGACCGGGTATCAGAACAGTTATCTTTTTACAAGGATGTCAGCTCAGGTGCCGTTATTGTCATAATCCAGATACCTGGGGATTAAAGGGTGGAAAGGAAATGACGGCAGAGGAACTGATAAAAATAGTTAAGAGATATAAAGTTTATTATAAAAACAAAGGAGGGGTCACCTTATCTGGCGGTGAACCCCTACTGCAACCCCAATTTGTCCTTGAGTTTTTTAAAAGGTGTAAAGAAGAGGGAATCCATACAGTTTTAGATACAGCGGGACATGGCTGTGGTGATGAGAAGTTATACAGGGAAATTTTACAGTATACCGATCTAGTACTTTACGATATCAAGGCTTTAGATGAAAAGGGGTATTTTAAGCTAACCGGTGGCAGACAAAGGGAATCTTTGGATTTTCTCGATATATTGATAGAATCTGGTGTTAGTATGTGGATTAGACATGTGGTAATACCGGGAATCAATGATACAAAGGATAATATCATTCAATTAGCAAAGTTTATTAACAAAATTCCAAATGTAGAAAAATGTGAATTACTCCCATATCATAACTATGGTATTAAAAAGTATAAAGAATTGAAGATAAAGTATCCTTTAGAGGGAATTCCCCCTATGGATGAAGAAGGGTTCATTTATTTGAATAACCTTTTAGCAAAACACCTTGATATTCCCCATAAAGTTCCCAGTAAAGTTATTTAG
- a CDS encoding cell wall hydrolase, translated as MIKVSKRIFYTYVSLVVITFILIQVIVLYNSYFIQSRLSYGLEKTGEEEVIEKQNWDPYWGRYTKEEITLLEKIVMAEAYGEPFEGKVAVVNVILNRVNSPCYPDTIKEVVFQPGQFNPTWDGSLERVREVTMKTKIAVNKGLLGYQVVPENTLFFLNKDIANDFTIPNTRVFVEKIGNHSFYR; from the coding sequence TTGATTAAAGTTTCTAAAAGGATTTTTTATACATATGTTTCTTTAGTTGTAATTACTTTTATTCTAATTCAAGTTATAGTATTGTATAATAGTTATTTTATACAAAGTAGACTGAGTTATGGTTTAGAAAAAACAGGGGAAGAAGAAGTAATAGAAAAACAGAATTGGGATCCTTATTGGGGTAGATATACGAAAGAGGAAATTACTTTACTAGAAAAAATTGTCATGGCTGAAGCATACGGAGAGCCCTTTGAAGGCAAAGTAGCAGTAGTCAATGTTATTCTTAACAGAGTTAATTCCCCTTGTTATCCTGATACTATTAAAGAAGTAGTTTTTCAGCCAGGACAGTTTAATCCCACTTGGGATGGGTCTTTAGAAAGGGTTAGAGAAGTCACAATGAAAACTAAAATTGCTGTAAATAAAGGTTTACTTGGTTATCAAGTTGTCCCAGAAAACACTTTATTCTTTTTAAATAAAGATATAGCTAATGACTTTACCATACCTAATACGAGAGTCTTTGTTGAAAAAATAGGAAATCATTCATTTTATAGATAA
- a CDS encoding chloride channel protein, translating to MPKGILGVGGYMFKWLVIATLSGIGGGLSAFILRRSIDFFSYISRIFPLYLTPLIAGFILIPIYYWDKRAKGFGTDHYILTVNGDEREFKVRTYFSKILATAVTLGFNGSGGVEGPMLVIGGSLDNILRKISAIKITEKDHRLLSICGAAGAIGAMFRSPLGGGIFVVEVLYKSSLPYHDIFPAILSSTMGYVVFSMLGYGNPLFEIPLYIPNMTNVPLFIIAAIISGFLAVFFMYFFAKVEYILKKIPNKIFHPIFGGFLVGGILYFLPQVGGTGLDIIQSMITDTFPLKIAVILLVGKIIATSITVNSGGSAGLVIPALFIGGIGGNFVATVLGVEDLGLIASLVTAGMGASLAGIANVPVAAAVMIVEMVGLKIGVPAVLGSIIGYAIGRRRVIYGFAIPDGEEYELNESLRLLDRNEEKH from the coding sequence ATGCCTAAGGGAATATTAGGGGTTGGAGGTTATATGTTTAAATGGCTGGTTATTGCTACATTATCTGGGATCGGCGGTGGACTTTCAGCCTTTATTCTCCGCCGTTCTATCGATTTTTTTAGTTATATTAGTAGGATATTTCCCCTATATTTAACACCCCTTATTGCTGGCTTTATCCTTATACCAATATATTATTGGGATAAAAGGGCGAAGGGTTTTGGTACTGATCATTACATATTAACTGTTAATGGAGATGAAAGGGAATTTAAAGTAAGGACTTATTTTAGTAAAATTTTAGCGACAGCTGTGACATTAGGATTCAATGGTAGTGGGGGAGTAGAAGGACCGATGTTAGTAATCGGTGGAAGTTTAGATAATATCTTAAGAAAAATATCGGCAATAAAAATTACTGAAAAGGATCATAGATTATTATCAATCTGTGGGGCAGCAGGTGCTATCGGAGCGATGTTCCGCTCTCCATTAGGGGGAGGGATTTTTGTAGTCGAAGTTTTATATAAATCTTCGTTGCCTTATCACGATATTTTTCCGGCGATATTATCTTCTACTATGGGCTATGTTGTTTTTTCTATGTTAGGTTATGGAAATCCCTTATTTGAAATCCCACTATATATTCCCAATATGACAAATGTCCCTTTATTTATAATTGCAGCTATAATCAGCGGTTTTTTAGCAGTCTTTTTTATGTATTTTTTTGCTAAAGTAGAATATATTTTAAAAAAAATACCTAACAAAATATTTCATCCTATTTTTGGAGGTTTTTTGGTAGGGGGAATTTTATATTTTCTACCCCAGGTTGGAGGGACAGGCTTAGATATAATCCAAAGTATGATCACCGACACCTTTCCCCTGAAAATTGCTGTTATTTTATTAGTTGGTAAAATTATCGCAACATCAATAACTGTAAATTCTGGAGGAAGTGCCGGGTTAGTTATTCCTGCTTTATTTATCGGAGGCATCGGCGGTAATTTTGTAGCAACAGTTTTAGGGGTTGAAGACTTAGGTTTAATTGCCTCATTAGTAACAGCTGGGATGGGGGCCAGTTTAGCAGGTATTGCAAATGTCCCAGTGGCAGCTGCGGTGATGATTGTTGAGATGGTTGGCTTGAAAATTGGTGTACCGGCAGTTTTAGGTAGTATTATTGGATATGCCATCGGTAGAAGGAGGGTAATTTACGGTTTTGCTATCCCCGATGGGGAGGAATATGAGTTAAATGAGTCTTTAAGGTTGTTGGATAGAAATGAAGAAAAACATTAA
- a CDS encoding type II TA system antitoxin MqsA family protein: MYINKTFCEECRKDVEYMVETAIIKGKIKGDEYEYIGKKAVCTKCGSEVYVTDIEDKNLKNLYDMYRQKKGIISLEKILEIPQKYNIGKRPLSLLLGWGEMTFTRYCEGDMPTKQYSDILQKIYDDPAYYKELLEKNKENLKSPQAYEKSKRKVQELLGEENNTGSKLDLIVQYLLYKCEDITPLALQKALYYVQGFFYAFEGRFLFEEDCEAWIHGPVYRDVYNRYSSYRFDPIESVEDFDESVFTTSEKAILDSVIKNFCCYSGKILEKFTHMEKPWKHTRGDLPVNANSNRIIPKELLGEYFIAVKEKFSMLTPGDIEVYSKYIFEQIKG, encoded by the coding sequence ATGTATATAAATAAGACATTTTGCGAGGAATGTAGAAAAGATGTTGAATACATGGTAGAAACTGCAATAATTAAAGGTAAGATTAAAGGGGATGAATATGAGTATATTGGAAAGAAGGCTGTTTGTACTAAATGTGGAAGTGAAGTCTATGTAACAGATATAGAGGACAAAAATCTAAAGAATTTGTATGATATGTATCGTCAAAAAAAAGGCATTATTTCCCTGGAGAAGATATTAGAAATTCCTCAAAAATATAATATTGGGAAACGTCCCTTATCATTGCTATTAGGTTGGGGAGAAATGACTTTTACTCGATATTGTGAAGGTGATATGCCTACAAAACAGTATTCGGATATTCTTCAAAAGATCTATGATGACCCTGCATATTATAAAGAATTGTTGGAGAAAAATAAGGAGAATTTAAAATCTCCGCAGGCTTATGAAAAAAGTAAGCGGAAGGTTCAGGAACTGCTTGGAGAAGAAAATAATACAGGTTCAAAACTGGACTTAATTGTTCAATATCTGCTATATAAATGTGAGGATATAACTCCTTTAGCTTTACAAAAGGCTTTATATTATGTTCAGGGTTTCTTTTATGCTTTTGAAGGACGTTTTCTTTTTGAAGAAGATTGTGAGGCATGGATTCATGGACCTGTTTACAGGGATGTGTATAACAGGTACTCATCCTATCGGTTTGACCCTATTGAAAGTGTTGAAGATTTTGATGAATCTGTTTTTACAACCTCTGAAAAAGCGATATTAGATAGCGTCATTAAAAACTTTTGCTGCTATAGCGGGAAAATATTAGAAAAGTTTACCCATATGGAGAAGCCATGGAAGCATACTAGAGGTGATTTGCCAGTGAATGCTAATTCAAACCGTATAATTCCCAAAGAATTACTTGGAGAATATTTCATTGCTGTGAAAGAAAAATTTTCTATGCTTACTCCTGGAGATATAGAAGTATATTCAAAATATATTTTTGAACAAATCAAAGGATAA
- a CDS encoding bis(5'-nucleosyl)-tetraphosphatase, producing the protein MKYEKSCGAVVYKRVNGEILFLLLKHSNGGHWGLPKGHVEEGETERETAIREIYEETGVKIAKLYEDFRYEIEYSPMEGVMKKVIYFVAEAEDGELKNQVEEIEQCIWVDYRKALEIVTYENTRQLLAKAEEFIRSLN; encoded by the coding sequence ATGAAATACGAAAAATCCTGTGGTGCAGTGGTTTATAAAAGGGTTAATGGGGAAATATTATTTCTTCTTCTTAAACATAGCAATGGAGGACATTGGGGATTACCTAAAGGTCATGTAGAAGAAGGAGAAACGGAAAGGGAAACAGCTATCAGGGAAATTTATGAAGAAACAGGTGTTAAAATAGCAAAACTTTATGAGGATTTTCGCTATGAAATAGAGTACTCACCGATGGAAGGGGTAATGAAAAAGGTAATTTACTTTGTAGCAGAGGCTGAAGATGGTGAATTGAAAAATCAAGTAGAAGAAATAGAACAATGTATTTGGGTTGATTATCGGAAAGCATTAGAAATTGTAACCTATGAAAATACTAGACAGCTTTTAGCAAAAGCGGAGGAATTTATTAGAAGTTTGAATTAA
- a CDS encoding DegV family protein, whose translation MSVKILTDSTSYLPEEICRELGIIKISLNVVFKNKSIKETEITNEEFYPLMEKEGIPKSSQPSTGEMFEEMKKVVESGDSLVCVFISSKMSGTYQSALMVKEMVLEEYKDAKIEIIDSGSNCMQLGFAAMVGAKAAKEGKSFKEVVDIIKGNIKRSRFLFIPDNLEYLKKGGRIGGATALIGNLLKIIPILTVEEGKTSILDKVRTKKKAVMTMIDKLIHDSSIFGLKDVVVHHINCFNEAIELSKFIEEKLNVKPQIVDIGPVIGLHVGPGAIGFVYYTEKELT comes from the coding sequence ATGTCGGTAAAAATACTAACAGATAGTACCAGTTACTTACCTGAAGAAATCTGTCGGGAGTTAGGGATTATAAAAATCTCACTAAATGTAGTATTTAAAAATAAAAGTATAAAAGAGACGGAAATAACAAATGAAGAGTTTTATCCTCTAATGGAAAAAGAAGGGATACCAAAATCTTCCCAACCTTCAACGGGGGAAATGTTTGAAGAAATGAAAAAGGTAGTAGAAAGTGGAGATAGCCTTGTTTGTGTCTTTATTTCTTCTAAAATGAGTGGTACATATCAGTCAGCTTTGATGGTTAAAGAAATGGTATTAGAGGAATATAAAGATGCTAAAATAGAAATTATTGATTCTGGATCTAATTGTATGCAACTTGGTTTTGCTGCAATGGTCGGTGCTAAGGCAGCGAAGGAAGGGAAATCCTTTAAAGAAGTTGTAGATATAATTAAGGGAAATATTAAAAGAAGTAGGTTCCTCTTTATTCCAGATAATCTTGAGTATTTGAAAAAAGGGGGAAGGATTGGAGGAGCCACTGCTTTAATCGGAAATCTCTTAAAGATTATCCCTATCTTGACAGTAGAGGAAGGAAAAACAAGTATACTTGACAAAGTTAGGACAAAAAAGAAGGCAGTAATGACGATGATTGATAAATTGATCCATGATAGCTCTATCTTTGGCCTTAAAGATGTTGTAGTTCATCATATTAACTGTTTTAATGAAGCAATAGAACTTTCAAAATTTATAGAGGAAAAGTTAAATGTTAAACCACAAATTGTCGATATTGGTCCAGTAATAGGTCTACACGTAGGACCTGGTGCAATTGGCTTTGTTTACTATACAGAAAAGGAGTTAACTTAA
- a CDS encoding DEAD/DEAH box helicase, with the protein MITFEEFSLNRKILKAVRELGFEEPTPIQGEAIPKVLEGRDIIGLAQTGTGKTAAFGLPMLNNLDPDSDEIQGLILCPTRELAIQVAEELSKLGKYVKHKILPVYGGQDIGRQIKALKQRPTIIVGTPGRVIDHINRKTLKLENLKIAVLDEADEMLDMGFLEDIETILSKTPADKQTLLFSATMPKPIEKLAQKFLKDPYRISVVSKQTTAPQISQYYIELDEHQKFDVLCRLLDMEGTTSAIIFGRTKRRVDQLSEALTKRGYLAEGLHGDLSQAQRDAVMKKFRNNQIEILVATDVAARGLDVTGVTHVFNFDLPQNSDSYVHRIGRTGRAGNIGKAFTFVTYREIAHLHYIESMVKTKIQKLPIPTYAQAFQGKQRLAVEKLQGVIQDGALNEYKASARSLLEEYDALSLVAAAVKLLSKETTNEEVVLTPEPPVFNKKAFAIQKSGKGKGKGREVRERKRDGRGKSKGKKQR; encoded by the coding sequence TTGATAACATTTGAAGAATTTTCATTGAATCGAAAAATTTTAAAGGCAGTTAGAGAGTTAGGTTTTGAAGAGCCGACTCCTATACAAGGGGAAGCTATCCCAAAAGTTTTAGAGGGAAGGGATATTATCGGTTTAGCTCAAACTGGTACTGGAAAAACCGCTGCCTTTGGCCTTCCTATGCTAAATAACTTAGATCCCGATAGTGATGAAATCCAAGGGTTAATCCTATGTCCTACTAGGGAGCTGGCTATCCAAGTAGCAGAGGAATTAAGTAAGTTAGGGAAATATGTTAAACATAAAATTTTACCAGTATATGGTGGTCAAGATATAGGAAGACAAATAAAGGCTTTAAAACAAAGGCCTACAATAATTGTTGGAACACCAGGTAGGGTAATTGATCACATCAATAGAAAGACTTTAAAATTAGAAAATTTAAAAATAGCTGTGTTAGATGAAGCCGATGAAATGCTAGATATGGGCTTTTTAGAAGATATTGAAACTATTTTAAGTAAAACCCCTGCCGATAAACAAACACTATTGTTTTCTGCTACTATGCCTAAACCTATTGAAAAATTAGCCCAAAAGTTTCTCAAAGATCCCTATAGAATTTCTGTAGTATCTAAACAGACTACAGCTCCCCAAATCTCCCAATATTATATTGAGCTAGACGAACATCAAAAGTTCGATGTCCTCTGTCGCTTATTGGATATGGAAGGAACTACCTCTGCTATAATCTTCGGTAGAACCAAAAGAAGGGTAGACCAATTATCAGAAGCTTTAACAAAAAGGGGTTATTTAGCAGAAGGGCTCCATGGAGATTTAAGCCAAGCTCAGCGGGATGCAGTAATGAAAAAATTTAGAAATAATCAAATTGAAATCCTTGTAGCAACAGATGTGGCTGCTAGGGGATTAGATGTTACCGGGGTTACCCATGTTTTTAACTTCGATTTACCCCAAAACTCTGATAGTTATGTTCATAGGATTGGAAGGACAGGGAGAGCGGGGAATATTGGTAAAGCCTTTACCTTCGTAACATATAGGGAAATTGCCCATTTACATTACATTGAATCTATGGTAAAAACCAAAATTCAAAAACTCCCTATCCCTACCTATGCCCAAGCTTTTCAAGGAAAACAACGTTTGGCAGTAGAAAAATTGCAAGGGGTTATCCAAGATGGTGCATTAAACGAATACAAGGCATCAGCAAGGTCTTTACTAGAAGAATATGATGCCCTTTCTTTAGTAGCTGCAGCTGTAAAGCTATTATCTAAAGAAACTACCAATGAAGAAGTAGTGCTAACCCCTGAACCACCGGTCTTTAACAAAAAGGCCTTTGCAATTCAAAAAAGTGGTAAAGGGAAAGGTAAAGGAAGGGAAGTTAGAGAAAGAAAAAGGGATGGAAGAGGAAAAAGTAAAGGTAAAAAACAACGTTAA